The following are from one region of the Pseudohongiella spirulinae genome:
- the paaE gene encoding 1,2-phenylacetyl-CoA epoxidase subunit PaaE, with product MKNNTFYPLSISDIRPETDSAVCITFDVPDDLREIFRFIQGQYITLKKTIAGEEYRRSYSICSGVDDGVLQVGIKRIDGGIFSNFVNTELKVGDTIDVLPPGGNFYTQLDANNEKNYMCVCAGSGITPVLSIVKSILSQEPNSTVTLLYGNRNSATVMFKEELGFLKNRYMTRLNWLNILSREKQDADVLFGRLDNKKGGELNKMKLIDIESTDEFFLCGPESMISEVSKGLRDAGVDEDNIHYELFYSSPDDAKTAIAKHHERAKRSGGRVSKIDVKVGGRSIQFDLSADGENILDGAMRNGADLPFSCKAGVCATCKARVMEGEVEMDLNHSLTAQEVAAGVILTCQSHPVSDHVVVDFDQV from the coding sequence ATGAAAAACAACACGTTTTACCCTTTGTCTATTTCTGACATCAGGCCGGAAACTGACAGCGCCGTTTGTATTACTTTTGACGTGCCTGATGATCTCAGGGAGATATTCCGATTTATCCAGGGTCAATACATTACTCTCAAAAAGACTATAGCAGGCGAGGAATATCGCCGTTCGTATTCCATTTGTTCGGGCGTTGATGACGGTGTATTGCAGGTAGGCATCAAGCGTATTGATGGTGGTATCTTTTCTAATTTTGTGAACACTGAGTTAAAGGTCGGTGACACCATTGATGTCTTGCCCCCCGGTGGGAATTTTTACACACAATTGGACGCCAATAACGAGAAAAACTACATGTGCGTCTGCGCGGGCAGCGGCATCACACCTGTACTGTCTATTGTCAAAAGCATATTGTCTCAAGAACCCAACAGCACCGTTACGCTTCTCTACGGCAATCGAAACTCCGCAACGGTTATGTTCAAGGAAGAGCTTGGGTTTCTGAAAAACCGTTATATGACGCGTCTCAACTGGCTTAATATTCTCAGTCGGGAGAAGCAGGATGCGGATGTTCTGTTTGGGCGCCTTGACAATAAAAAAGGCGGTGAGCTGAACAAAATGAAATTGATTGATATAGAGAGTACCGATGAGTTCTTCTTGTGTGGTCCTGAGTCCATGATTTCTGAAGTCTCGAAGGGGCTGCGTGACGCCGGTGTTGACGAAGACAACATCCATTATGAGTTGTTCTATTCCTCGCCTGACGACGCAAAAACGGCGATCGCGAAGCATCATGAGCGGGCGAAAAGAAGCGGTGGGCGAGTAAGCAAAATTGACGTGAAAGTGGGTGGTCGTTCAATTCAGTTTGACCTGTCAGCCGATGGCGAGAATATTCTTGATGGTGCCATGCGTAATGGGGCTGATTTGCCATTCTCCTGTAAAGCCGGCGTGTGTGCTACCTGTAAAGCGCGTGTGATGGAAGGCGAAGTGGAGATGGATCTTAATCACTCGCTAACGGCGCAAGAGGTGGCGGCAGGGGTTATTCTGACATGCCAATCACATCCGGTGAGTGATCATGTGGTCGTTGACTTTGATCAGGTGTGA
- a CDS encoding Nramp family divalent metal transporter: protein MNQETQQVDGRSNSHSLENPTTEKSLLKYILRVLGPGLLMAGAAIGTSHIVQSTRAGADFGFQLIGLVLLINVLKYPFFEYGHRYAIATGENLLDGYKRMGRGFLYAFLLLAIVSAIASTAAVTFVTVAILQYFVGAVLPPVVWALVIITSCIAILFRGHYRSLDFAMKPIMAVLVVATAVALVAALISLPGASPDFVSPSPWTLTSLAFLIALMGWMPAPIEVSVFQSLWVQAKGRAAGQKVTLKDGRVDFNVGFGLSTLLALVFLSLGALGMHGTGMVLQESGGGFITQLVGVYVQLLGAWAGPVIAIAALATMYSTTLTVIDGYSRAMAVGCRLIAPQLKSPEKLYLMWMGFVASGALLVIMSFAGSLTRLIDVVTIMAFFSAPIYGYLNFRLITSSHTPAALQPGTVMRVLSWIGMIFFVSVGLTYLVIRFV, encoded by the coding sequence ATGAATCAGGAAACACAGCAAGTAGATGGCCGCTCGAATAGTCATTCCTTAGAAAATCCGACCACTGAAAAGAGCCTGTTGAAGTATATTCTGCGTGTGCTTGGTCCCGGTTTGCTAATGGCGGGTGCAGCCATTGGTACTTCGCATATAGTGCAATCTACTCGGGCTGGTGCGGATTTCGGCTTTCAGTTGATCGGGCTGGTGCTGCTTATCAACGTGCTCAAATACCCGTTTTTTGAGTACGGTCATCGTTATGCAATTGCCACGGGTGAGAACCTGCTGGATGGCTACAAGCGAATGGGGCGCGGCTTTCTGTATGCATTCCTTTTGCTGGCAATTGTTTCTGCTATCGCATCAACCGCGGCTGTCACCTTTGTGACCGTAGCTATACTTCAATACTTTGTCGGAGCTGTTCTGCCGCCAGTTGTATGGGCCCTGGTAATAATAACTTCGTGCATAGCGATTCTGTTCCGTGGCCATTACCGGAGCCTGGATTTTGCCATGAAGCCCATTATGGCGGTACTTGTTGTTGCCACGGCTGTGGCGCTTGTCGCTGCGCTGATCAGCCTGCCAGGCGCATCACCTGACTTTGTCAGTCCGTCTCCGTGGACGCTTACATCTCTGGCCTTCTTGATAGCGCTTATGGGTTGGATGCCGGCGCCGATCGAGGTCTCGGTATTTCAGTCGCTATGGGTGCAGGCAAAGGGTCGTGCGGCCGGCCAAAAAGTAACATTGAAAGATGGTCGGGTGGATTTTAACGTGGGTTTCGGTTTGAGCACCTTGTTGGCGTTGGTATTCCTTAGTCTGGGTGCGCTTGGAATGCACGGAACCGGCATGGTCTTGCAGGAATCCGGTGGTGGCTTCATTACTCAGTTGGTGGGAGTGTATGTTCAGTTGCTGGGTGCGTGGGCGGGGCCTGTTATTGCTATTGCAGCATTGGCGACCATGTATTCGACAACCTTGACCGTTATCGACGGATACTCACGTGCTATGGCGGTAGGTTGTAGACTGATCGCGCCACAGCTGAAGTCTCCTGAGAAACTTTATCTGATGTGGATGGGTTTTGTTGCTTCTGGAGCGCTGCTGGTAATAATGTCATTCGCTGGTTCGTTGACGCGTCTGATAGATGTGGTGACGATCATGGCCTTTTTCTCTGCACCCATTTACGGCTATCTGAACTTCCGCCTCATCACTTCCTCGCACACACCGGCGGCCCTTCAGCCTGGTACGGTAATGCGAGTGCTGAGCTGGATTGGTATGATCTTCTTTGTATCGGTCGGTTTGACGTATCTGGTAATCCGCTTCGTGTAA
- a CDS encoding TyrR/PhhR family helix-turn-helix DNA-binding protein, with translation MRVEVICQNRLGILHSIMGILVEFRINLAKGEVGGDNGNAIYFYAPGMLRIQYSSVKPLIEKLPGVRRVRRISLMPSERRHTELKALLTALDYPVLSINTRGEIIAANLAAARVFGQRVDEVPGLSLNSRVSNVDLMLMIERHNARFNSLPLIIRGRTWLADIAPVYADDAITEDPEASLAGAVITLKPLVPVEQGVPEYNESSVDGFGALYPHGREMRDLLRQAKQLAGLSVPLWITGEDGAGKERLARACHMVSDYAGQAFHKLYCDDAGDAEFAEKLSRFSPDNKAVSGTLYVTDAHRLTPRGRVRLAELYDAWGASGSRLRLMVGSLGDEDEQLMPGRTLTGYRLALPPLRERREGWDNFIEDVLDAVCRQTGKPMPVLDLSAQQALRDYHWPQNLRELERVLMQSVLLAKGKTITRKDLKLPDPASIKGQLNLTLDLDATEMGYKDYCSYIDRELLGALYPNYPSARLLGRRLGLSHTAIANRLRRFGIQES, from the coding sequence ATGCGCGTCGAAGTAATTTGCCAGAACCGGCTTGGCATACTGCACAGCATCATGGGGATTCTGGTTGAGTTTCGAATCAATCTGGCGAAAGGCGAGGTCGGCGGTGATAACGGCAATGCCATCTATTTTTATGCGCCGGGCATGCTGCGAATACAGTATTCGAGCGTTAAACCTTTAATCGAAAAGTTGCCTGGTGTGCGCCGGGTACGGAGAATTTCGTTGATGCCAAGCGAAAGACGGCATACTGAGCTTAAAGCTCTGCTGACGGCTCTTGACTATCCTGTTTTGTCGATCAATACACGAGGGGAAATCATTGCAGCTAATCTGGCGGCGGCGCGAGTGTTTGGGCAGCGGGTCGACGAAGTTCCAGGGTTATCCCTGAATAGCAGGGTTAGTAATGTGGATCTGATGCTCATGATTGAACGGCACAATGCGAGATTTAACTCGCTACCCTTGATCATCAGGGGGAGGACTTGGCTAGCTGACATCGCGCCTGTCTACGCTGATGATGCGATCACTGAAGACCCGGAGGCTTCGCTGGCAGGTGCCGTGATAACGCTGAAACCGCTGGTGCCTGTGGAGCAGGGTGTGCCGGAATACAATGAGTCCAGCGTCGATGGTTTTGGTGCCCTGTACCCGCACGGGCGGGAGATGCGTGATTTATTGCGTCAGGCCAAGCAGCTTGCCGGACTTAGCGTTCCCTTGTGGATTACTGGCGAAGATGGTGCTGGAAAAGAACGATTGGCGCGCGCCTGTCACATGGTCAGTGACTATGCGGGTCAGGCGTTTCACAAGCTTTACTGTGATGATGCCGGTGATGCCGAATTCGCGGAGAAGTTGTCGCGGTTTTCGCCAGACAATAAGGCGGTCAGCGGCACGTTGTATGTCACTGATGCCCATCGATTGACGCCCCGTGGACGTGTCCGCCTGGCGGAACTTTATGACGCATGGGGGGCTTCGGGCAGTCGTTTGCGATTGATGGTGGGGTCCCTGGGCGATGAAGATGAGCAGTTGATGCCAGGGCGAACGCTGACAGGTTATCGGCTGGCGCTGCCGCCACTTAGAGAGCGACGTGAAGGCTGGGACAATTTTATCGAAGATGTTTTGGATGCAGTCTGCAGGCAGACGGGCAAGCCCATGCCGGTGCTGGATTTATCGGCGCAACAGGCTTTACGGGACTATCATTGGCCGCAGAACCTGCGCGAGCTGGAGCGCGTGCTGATGCAGTCGGTACTGCTTGCCAAAGGGAAAACTATCACCCGCAAAGATCTGAAACTGCCCGATCCCGCGTCTATCAAAGGGCAATTGAATTTGACGCTGGATCTTGATGCGACCGAGATGGGTTACAAGGATTACTGTAGCTATATAGACAGAGAGCTTCTTGGCGCCCTGTATCCCAATTACCCCAGCGCCAGGCTGCTCGGGCGACGTTTGGGGTTGTCTCACACGGCAATAGCTAACCGCCTGCGAAGATTTGGTATACAGGAGAGTTAA
- a CDS encoding alpha-ketoacid dehydrogenase subunit alpha/beta gives MTTAVRNIRQHTVSVPSLDWRRISQVLLQSRAIDTIEETELVPAKLVFNQFSARGHDLAQIILGSLLTHPHDAATGYYRSRPFVMTLGLELEDAIAPCMAKAGGYSDGRDIGVVCNYPNPKRNGAMLFPMCGGVGAQYSPIAGWAQSIRYHLDVLGDESYRGAIGVSMGGDSSMSTSGFWAALNISTTNKLPHLFFIEDNGYGISVPQTVQTPGGDQVANLTAYRNLKIIDGDGTDPEVTPRLIQEAVEHTRSGAGPCLLRLKVPRLCGHTFQDTQTYKPEELIESEQARDPLPKLRRYLAKHKIISDSEWEQLEADVFEEVRAAVESAKQRPEPDTSRVTRYVYAETGFDGKPDLQIRGGLATTDYQPDTGTETPAPSGPRLNMLTAIRKTLDHELAINKRMLVFGEDVGPKGGVHGATLGLNEKHGNDRVFDTSLSEEGIIGRSVGMALSGLLPVPEIQFRKYAEPAAEQLSDTGIMRWRTNNQFAAPMVVRIPGGYAKRGDPWHSMSDEVEWVHKVGWQVAMPSNAEDAVGLLRYALRDNNPTIFFEHRALLDNSWARRPYPGDDFVLPFGKARTLISGSKLTVVTWGAMVERCESAIADYNIQNNISADDHEAAHIELIDLRTLKPWDKDCILESVKRTGRCLIVHEDNRSAGFGAEIAAVLSDEAFFYLDAPIARITMPDIPSPHNLKLLDAALPSADQIVAKMNDLITI, from the coding sequence ATGACTACAGCTGTCCGGAATATAAGACAACACACTGTATCAGTTCCTTCACTTGACTGGCGCCGGATCAGCCAGGTTCTGCTGCAGTCCCGAGCTATCGATACCATTGAAGAAACCGAACTGGTACCAGCCAAGCTCGTATTTAACCAGTTCTCGGCTCGCGGGCACGATCTTGCGCAGATTATCCTTGGCTCATTGCTGACCCACCCTCACGACGCCGCCACCGGGTACTATCGATCCAGACCCTTTGTGATGACTCTCGGGCTTGAGCTGGAAGATGCAATTGCACCCTGCATGGCAAAAGCCGGCGGTTACAGCGACGGCCGCGATATTGGTGTGGTTTGTAACTATCCCAATCCGAAGCGAAACGGCGCCATGCTGTTCCCCATGTGCGGCGGTGTAGGTGCCCAATACTCACCCATTGCCGGCTGGGCTCAATCTATCCGTTACCACCTGGACGTTCTGGGTGATGAAAGTTACCGGGGCGCAATCGGGGTTTCCATGGGCGGCGATTCGTCCATGTCTACCAGCGGTTTCTGGGCAGCACTTAACATCTCAACAACCAACAAGCTGCCGCATTTGTTTTTTATCGAAGACAACGGCTATGGTATATCCGTGCCCCAAACCGTGCAGACCCCGGGCGGAGATCAGGTGGCAAACCTCACGGCCTATCGAAACCTGAAAATCATTGACGGCGACGGTACCGACCCCGAGGTAACCCCAAGACTGATTCAGGAGGCTGTGGAACATACACGATCAGGAGCTGGCCCATGCCTTCTGCGCCTGAAAGTTCCCCGCCTGTGTGGACACACTTTCCAGGATACACAAACCTACAAGCCAGAAGAACTGATAGAGTCCGAGCAAGCCCGCGACCCTCTGCCCAAACTTCGCCGCTACCTTGCCAAGCACAAGATCATCAGTGACAGCGAATGGGAACAGCTGGAAGCTGACGTTTTTGAAGAAGTGCGCGCAGCCGTTGAAAGCGCCAAACAGCGACCAGAACCGGATACATCCCGGGTCACACGGTACGTGTATGCGGAAACCGGATTCGACGGCAAGCCTGACCTGCAAATCCGAGGCGGCCTGGCAACCACGGATTACCAGCCCGACACAGGTACTGAGACACCTGCCCCGTCAGGCCCGCGACTGAACATGCTGACAGCCATACGCAAGACGCTTGATCATGAACTTGCCATCAACAAGCGCATGCTTGTATTTGGTGAAGATGTCGGCCCCAAAGGTGGTGTGCATGGCGCTACGTTGGGACTCAACGAAAAACACGGCAACGACCGCGTCTTCGATACCAGCCTGTCGGAAGAGGGTATTATCGGCCGCTCAGTTGGCATGGCGCTGTCAGGTCTGCTGCCAGTACCGGAAATTCAGTTCCGCAAATATGCCGAACCTGCCGCAGAGCAGCTGAGTGATACCGGCATCATGCGATGGCGCACCAATAACCAGTTTGCAGCACCGATGGTGGTGCGCATCCCGGGCGGTTATGCCAAGCGCGGCGACCCCTGGCACTCCATGAGCGACGAAGTTGAATGGGTGCACAAGGTGGGCTGGCAGGTAGCCATGCCTTCCAATGCCGAAGACGCTGTTGGCCTGTTACGCTACGCGCTGCGTGACAACAACCCGACCATCTTCTTCGAGCACAGAGCCCTGCTCGACAATTCATGGGCGCGACGCCCCTATCCGGGCGATGACTTTGTATTGCCGTTCGGAAAAGCCAGAACGCTCATCAGCGGATCAAAGCTGACCGTTGTCACCTGGGGCGCCATGGTAGAGCGATGTGAGTCGGCTATCGCCGACTACAACATTCAGAACAACATTAGCGCAGACGATCACGAAGCTGCGCACATTGAGCTGATAGACCTCAGAACGCTCAAGCCGTGGGACAAAGACTGCATCCTTGAATCGGTCAAACGAACCGGCCGCTGCCTGATCGTTCACGAAGATAACCGATCCGCAGGGTTCGGCGCCGAAATCGCTGCCGTGCTGAGCGATGAAGCATTTTTCTATCTTGATGCGCCAATCGCACGTATCACCATGCCGGATATACCCAGCCCGCATAATCTCAAATTGCTGGATGCGGCATTGCCTTCAGCCGACCAGATTGTCGCCAAGATGAACGATCTGATTACAATCTGA
- a CDS encoding dihydrolipoamide acetyltransferase family protein codes for MESANTQTASSLVQIKLEDGQLEGTAARISDWLVEIGSPVKAGDPLLELETDKVSMELPAPVDGVLVEILMHQNEEVTPESILGQIEQRSETSHSEPSASHSAAPDPQAAESPSRARQNRTAATTPPAPAGKARSLVGPAVRRLLREHKIDIDRISGSGRDGRVTRDDVLHFLEHQQTRVTTTPAPAARDGKSRQVPHTNMRKAIARHMVSSLLETSPHVTSVFEMDMSNVIEHRKWHKKEFAEQNVNLTFTAYFLAASVIAIREVPEVNATYHEDHLEIFNDINIGVGTALGNEGLIVPVVKGVQDMTLFQVAEALHQQTEKARSGQLKPQDTRNGTFTISNHGTSGSLFAAPIIINQPQVAILGVGKLEKRVVVETVNGEDKLLIKPMCYVSLSIDHRALDAFQTNRFLSRFVESIESWGQ; via the coding sequence ATGGAAAGCGCAAATACACAAACTGCCTCCAGCCTCGTTCAGATAAAACTTGAAGACGGTCAACTTGAGGGTACGGCTGCCCGGATTTCCGACTGGCTCGTCGAGATAGGCAGCCCTGTCAAAGCGGGGGACCCGCTGTTGGAGCTTGAGACTGACAAGGTCTCCATGGAACTCCCGGCCCCCGTCGATGGAGTGCTTGTGGAAATTCTGATGCATCAGAATGAAGAGGTCACACCAGAATCCATACTGGGTCAGATTGAGCAGCGCTCCGAAACCTCGCATTCCGAACCGTCGGCGTCACACAGCGCAGCACCGGATCCCCAGGCGGCGGAAAGCCCGTCCAGAGCGCGGCAGAATCGTACGGCAGCCACGACGCCTCCGGCGCCCGCCGGCAAAGCTCGCAGCCTTGTCGGCCCAGCCGTCCGACGCCTGCTCCGGGAACATAAAATCGACATTGACAGGATATCCGGCTCAGGTCGCGACGGACGTGTCACGCGCGACGATGTGCTGCATTTTCTGGAACATCAGCAAACCCGGGTAACTACAACGCCTGCACCTGCAGCCCGGGACGGTAAATCCCGACAGGTTCCACACACTAATATGCGCAAAGCCATCGCCCGGCATATGGTTAGCAGCCTTCTGGAGACGTCACCCCACGTCACCAGTGTCTTCGAGATGGACATGAGCAATGTGATTGAACACAGAAAATGGCACAAAAAAGAGTTCGCGGAACAAAATGTGAACCTGACTTTCACTGCCTATTTCCTGGCCGCTTCGGTAATAGCCATTCGCGAGGTGCCTGAGGTCAATGCCACCTACCATGAGGATCATCTGGAGATCTTCAACGACATCAATATCGGCGTAGGCACGGCTCTGGGTAATGAGGGCCTGATTGTCCCCGTCGTCAAAGGTGTACAGGATATGACTCTTTTCCAGGTGGCGGAGGCACTGCACCAACAAACTGAAAAGGCGCGATCCGGTCAACTCAAACCGCAGGACACCCGTAACGGTACGTTCACAATCTCCAACCATGGCACCAGTGGCAGCCTGTTTGCCGCGCCGATTATCATCAATCAGCCCCAGGTTGCCATACTGGGTGTGGGCAAGCTCGAGAAGCGCGTTGTGGTAGAAACCGTGAACGGTGAGGACAAGCTGCTTATCAAACCGATGTGTTATGTATCTCTCAGCATTGATCACAGAGCACTGGATGCTTTTCAGACCAATCGATTCCTATCACGCTTCGTCGAAAGTATTGAGTCCTGGGGGCAATAG
- the paaX gene encoding phenylacetic acid degradation operon negative regulatory protein PaaX: MGKSNLLAKTLADINKEQSLSGTSIIITVFGDCVSQHGGSIWLGSLIRALAPLGFNERLVRTSVFRLVNDDWLSVSKIARRSYYSFTDSGYRQFERVARRIYQAEQPVWDNGWTLLLINQVPIEKRQELRKKLLWQGFGQLSQDLFAHHQFDTLSLDEILVETGVVNDVVVMSAEAQGLPSRLALKALAQEKWGIADLEKKYKRFLVIFRPALDAMIKSKNLDPETCFLMRTLLIHEYRRILLKDHDLPVELLPSGWPGVNVRNLTVNLYTRLSPGAEQFITTELESSEGPLSAASSSFRERFA, encoded by the coding sequence ATGGGAAAGAGCAACCTGTTGGCGAAAACGCTTGCCGATATCAACAAAGAGCAGTCACTTAGTGGCACTTCGATAATTATCACGGTATTCGGAGATTGCGTATCTCAACATGGGGGCAGTATCTGGCTTGGGAGCCTGATCAGGGCGCTGGCGCCGCTTGGCTTTAACGAGCGATTGGTTCGAACCTCAGTCTTTCGTTTAGTTAATGATGACTGGTTGTCCGTGAGCAAGATAGCTCGCCGCAGCTACTATAGCTTTACCGACTCGGGTTACCGTCAGTTTGAACGCGTTGCACGTCGAATATACCAGGCCGAACAGCCAGTGTGGGACAACGGCTGGACCTTATTGTTAATCAACCAGGTGCCCATCGAAAAGCGGCAAGAGTTGCGCAAAAAATTGCTTTGGCAGGGATTTGGTCAGCTCAGCCAGGACCTGTTTGCCCATCATCAGTTTGATACGCTGTCGCTGGATGAAATACTGGTTGAAACGGGTGTTGTGAATGACGTCGTGGTCATGAGTGCCGAGGCGCAGGGGCTGCCGTCTCGCCTGGCGCTGAAGGCGCTTGCTCAGGAAAAATGGGGAATCGCCGATCTGGAGAAAAAATACAAGCGCTTCCTGGTTATTTTTCGGCCCGCCCTGGATGCCATGATCAAGTCAAAGAACCTTGATCCAGAAACCTGTTTTTTGATGCGCACGCTACTTATCCATGAGTATCGGCGCATTCTGCTGAAAGATCATGATCTTCCGGTTGAACTACTGCCCAGTGGGTGGCCGGGGGTGAATGTTCGCAACCTCACCGTCAATTTGTATACGCGTCTCTCGCCAGGCGCTGAGCAGTTTATTACAACTGAACTGGAATCCTCGGAAGGTCCGTTATCCGCCGCAAGCAGCTCATTCCGTGAACGATTTGCGTGA
- the paaD gene encoding 1,2-phenylacetyl-CoA epoxidase subunit PaaD — protein sequence MGDTITLVPELLARRRARRNNSDCGELWSALDQVADPEIPVLSIWDLGVLHDVAREGNQVVVTITPTYSGCPAMDEISREIKGLLSREYGLDATVRLSLTPAWTTDLISPEGKQKLREYGIAPPPGRDATDRVVACPQCNSRDTECVSEFASTACKALYKCHSCGEPFDHFKCF from the coding sequence GTGGGCGACACAATCACCCTGGTGCCAGAGCTGCTTGCGCGCCGCCGCGCCCGGAGAAACAACTCTGACTGTGGCGAGTTATGGTCAGCACTGGATCAGGTCGCCGATCCTGAGATTCCTGTCTTGTCGATTTGGGATCTCGGTGTGCTGCATGATGTGGCACGAGAGGGTAATCAGGTTGTTGTGACGATCACACCAACCTACTCTGGCTGTCCTGCTATGGATGAAATATCAAGAGAAATTAAAGGGTTGCTTTCGCGCGAATATGGCCTGGATGCCACCGTGCGCTTGAGTTTGACGCCGGCCTGGACGACGGATCTGATTTCTCCCGAAGGTAAACAAAAACTTCGCGAGTACGGTATTGCGCCGCCGCCCGGTCGTGATGCAACGGATAGAGTGGTAGCTTGTCCCCAATGTAATTCCAGAGACACGGAATGTGTCAGTGAGTTTGCATCTACCGCGTGCAAGGCGCTTTACAAGTGCCATTCCTGCGGAGAGCCCTTCGATCATTTCAAATGTTTCTGA
- the paaC gene encoding 1,2-phenylacetyl-CoA epoxidase subunit PaaC, giving the protein MTKISGNEHLFRYVLALADDALVLGQNLSEWCSRGPYLEEDLALANVALDYLGRARMFFEYAAQIEDKGRTEDDLAFLRDSREYRNYLLHELPRGDFAYTMARQLMVDVFSLEYLKALCKSTDETLSAIAQRTVKESEYHLRRSRTWVVRLGDGTEESHTRMQKAFDDLWGYSHELFEGDDSERALVAEGISVDSSTIRNEWDRVVNEVLSEATLKRPDEGWAIRGGRNGIHTESFGPMLAEMQYMQRAYPGLEW; this is encoded by the coding sequence ATGACAAAGATTTCAGGCAATGAGCATTTGTTTCGCTACGTGTTGGCGTTGGCAGATGATGCCTTGGTGCTCGGGCAGAATTTGTCTGAGTGGTGTAGCCGCGGCCCCTATCTGGAGGAAGATCTTGCTCTGGCCAACGTGGCGCTGGACTATCTTGGCCGGGCGCGTATGTTCTTTGAATATGCAGCGCAAATAGAGGACAAGGGTCGTACCGAAGATGACCTGGCATTCCTGCGCGACAGCAGAGAGTATCGGAACTACCTGTTACATGAGCTGCCCCGCGGCGATTTTGCATACACTATGGCCCGTCAATTGATGGTAGATGTTTTCAGCCTCGAGTACTTGAAGGCGCTGTGCAAATCGACTGATGAAACCTTGTCCGCTATTGCTCAAAGGACAGTGAAGGAAAGTGAATATCATCTGCGTCGCAGTCGCACATGGGTTGTGCGGCTGGGTGACGGCACTGAAGAAAGTCACACACGTATGCAAAAAGCTTTCGATGATTTGTGGGGCTACAGTCATGAACTGTTCGAAGGTGATGACAGTGAGAGAGCGCTTGTTGCTGAAGGCATTTCAGTGGACAGCAGCACTATCAGAAACGAGTGGGACAGAGTCGTGAATGAAGTGTTGTCAGAGGCGACGCTGAAGCGACCTGATGAAGGCTGGGCTATTCGCGGTGGCAGAAACGGCATCCATACCGAAAGTTTCGGGCCCATGCTGGCAGAAATGCAATACATGCAAAGAGCTTACCCCGGTCTGGAGTGGTAG
- the paaB gene encoding 1,2-phenylacetyl-CoA epoxidase subunit PaaB, translating to MKETTLMPLYEVFIRSRRGLDHKHVGSLHAASSEQALEYARDCYTRRSEGCSIWVVRSSDIVASQSDDASSFHDPMDEKPYRHAAHYVLPDPINNM from the coding sequence ATGAAAGAAACAACGCTTATGCCTTTGTATGAGGTATTCATCCGTTCCAGACGTGGCCTGGATCATAAACATGTGGGTAGCCTGCATGCCGCAAGTTCGGAGCAGGCCCTTGAGTACGCGCGCGATTGTTATACCCGGCGTAGCGAGGGATGCAGTATCTGGGTAGTGAGATCATCCGATATCGTTGCTTCTCAGTCGGATGACGCGTCCAGCTTCCATGACCCTATGGACGAGAAACCGTATCGACATGCCGCGCACTATGTTCTCCCGGATCCGATTAACAATATGTGA